DNA from Hyalangium minutum:
AGGAGCGCCGGACTTCGCGCTCTCGAGCAGCGTGGGGTCGATAACGAGCCGCGTCTCTTCGGTCGAGGGGGGACTCACGACGGTCCAGGACCGACTCACTCAGGTGGAGGGACGCGTCGGCTCGTTGGAAACGGGGGGTGGAACGTCCAGTTCCCTGGTGATGTCCATCCGCTCAGAGGACTCCGCGCTGACAGGCGCGGGCTACTCCTTGGTCGGACTGGGCAGACCCGAGAGTTTCTCTGCGCGTGCGCAGATCCCCTCGGCAACCAGTCACGTCATGGGAGCTGCCGTTCTGGGAACCAAGGTCTACGTAGCTGGCGGCTATCTCAGCTCCTCCTCTTGTACCGCCAATCTATGGGAGTACGATCTCGCCACCGATAAATGGAGGTCACGGCAGCAAATGTCCGTGGCCCGCTATGGACAGGTTATCGTCGGCGCCCGCGGCAAGGTCTACGCCATTGGCGGTTACGTATGTAACAGCACCAGTGGCACCCAACTCACCGAGATCTATGACCCCCAACTCAATACCTGGACTTTGGGGGCACCCTTGCCGGATCACAACCATCACGCTGCCGCGTACGGGATCCTGTCAGATGGGAAGCTGCACGTGGTAGGGGGAGTCGACACCATATCCGGCGGGATTAGCAGCCGTTCACACGTCGTCTACGACTTCGACACGAACAGATGGAGCACGGCTCGCGACCTGCCGGTTGCTCGCCACTGGTCGGCCTCGGGAGTTCTGCCCGACGGCCGCCTCATCTTGGCAGGAGGACATGACGGCTCCAGCTATCGAGCCGAAACCTATCTTTATGATCCCGCCACGAACTCCTGGGCTCAAGTGGCGTCCATGCCTGGGATCTTGGCCTACCACACTGGAGCTGTCATCGCCGGGCAGCTACACACCTTCACAGGTTGGGACACTGCAGGCAGAAACTACCATTATATCTATGATCCGCTTTCTGGCACATGGTCGAGTGGAGCTGCCGTACCCTTCACAGGCTATGCGCCTTCAGTTGCCCAGCTCCGCGGGGGCGCACTCATCATTGGCGGGTGGACCAACAGCGCGATCACCAGCGTCTACGAGTACCTGGCACCGCTCTACCTCTACTCCAAGTAGCGCCTTGGCTGAGGGACCCAAGGCAGTCGCGAGGGGTTCCCTGAATGAAGCCCGTCACCAGCGTTTCAAGCGCACCGGCTCTCTCACCTAGAGTTTGAGCGCATGAGCCTGCGCCCCAAGCCGTACTTGCTGCTCTGCGTGCTTCTGGCCTCATGCGCCTCGGCGCCACCCGCCCCGCGGGCTGATGACGCGAACGCTTAGGCTTGTGGAGGCTCGGCTGCCGCCTCGGTCCCTTCTGCAAAGGAACAGGCTGCTGTCGTCGAGGGCTTCCAGCCGTGCGAGTCCTCTAGCGAGGACGCGTGCTTCTCGCTCCAATGCAATCAGCCAGCCTGTACCCTCTTCCGCCAAGAGGA
Protein-coding regions in this window:
- a CDS encoding Kelch repeat-containing protein; protein product: MSIRSEDSALTGAGYSLVGLGRPESFSARAQIPSATSHVMGAAVLGTKVYVAGGYLSSSSCTANLWEYDLATDKWRSRQQMSVARYGQVIVGARGKVYAIGGYVCNSTSGTQLTEIYDPQLNTWTLGAPLPDHNHHAAAYGILSDGKLHVVGGVDTISGGISSRSHVVYDFDTNRWSTARDLPVARHWSASGVLPDGRLILAGGHDGSSYRAETYLYDPATNSWAQVASMPGILAYHTGAVIAGQLHTFTGWDTAGRNYHYIYDPLSGTWSSGAAVPFTGYAPSVAQLRGGALIIGGWTNSAITSVYEYLAPLYLYSK